From a single Arthrobacter sp. SLBN-112 genomic region:
- a CDS encoding universal stress protein — translation MSNSHSGPFILGYTPTPQGEAALHLAVTQAQTHKAALLVVNVSRAESYVDTNLAEESQLKALHDTLQASGLKHEIIQHIGRDPATDILDVANRREAAMIILGLRRRSAVGKLLLGSTAQNILLNADCPVLTVRA, via the coding sequence ATGTCCAACAGCCACTCCGGTCCCTTCATCTTGGGCTACACTCCCACACCGCAAGGCGAAGCTGCGCTTCACCTTGCCGTCACCCAAGCGCAAACCCATAAAGCTGCTCTGCTCGTGGTCAACGTCAGCCGCGCCGAATCCTACGTCGACACAAACCTGGCCGAAGAAAGCCAACTCAAGGCGCTTCACGACACGCTGCAGGCGTCAGGCCTAAAACACGAGATTATTCAGCACATTGGCCGCGACCCAGCCACAGATATTCTCGACGTCGCCAACAGGCGCGAAGCCGCAATGATCATCCTGGGACTGCGACGGCGCTCAGCGGTAGGAAAACTTCTCCTCGGAAGCACGGCCCAAAACATTCTCCTGAACGCCGACTGCCCGGTCCTGACTGTCAGAGCCTAA
- a CDS encoding tripartite tricarboxylate transporter permease, producing the protein MNNLESLLGGFATVISPENLLFALIGVTLGTLVGVLPGIGPAVTIALLLPVTYNFSDPVGAFIMFAGIYYGAMYGGSTTSILLNTPGESASVATALEGHQMARRGKARAALATAAIGSFVAGLISTLLLAFVAEPLGRLAVTFRATDYFALMVLALVAVTALVGSSLVRGLISLCFGILIGFIGLDNQSGQARFTFDNPALFDGIDVVLLIIGLFAIGETLYVMVKGRTRPGQVTPLEPKQPGTFMWLTRSEWRRSIPAWLRGSAFGFPFGVLPSGGAELPTFMSYTYEKNRSKGKHEFGSGAIEGVAGPEAANNASFSGVLVPLLTLGLPTSATAAVLLAAFQIFNLQPGPQFMTKSPDLVWAVIASLFIGNVLLLALNLPLIRLWVKVLQVPRPVLYASILVFASLGIYSVSGSITDVMIAFGIGIIAFFMRQFDFPVAPAILGAILGPELELQFRRALTLSNGNLGTFIERPLTVAILLLALLALLLPYLPKITAKLRGRSPATAGKLSFGDED; encoded by the coding sequence TTGAACAATCTCGAAAGCCTCCTGGGCGGCTTTGCCACCGTCATCTCTCCTGAAAACCTCCTGTTCGCGCTCATCGGTGTAACACTCGGAACCCTGGTCGGAGTACTGCCCGGCATCGGACCCGCCGTTACCATCGCGCTTTTGCTGCCAGTCACCTACAACTTCAGCGATCCGGTCGGGGCATTCATCATGTTCGCCGGAATCTACTACGGCGCCATGTACGGCGGATCAACGACGTCGATCCTGCTCAACACCCCAGGTGAATCCGCATCAGTGGCAACGGCCCTCGAAGGCCACCAGATGGCACGACGCGGCAAAGCCCGTGCAGCGCTGGCCACCGCCGCCATCGGATCCTTCGTCGCCGGACTCATCTCCACCCTGCTCCTGGCCTTCGTGGCAGAACCGCTGGGTCGACTGGCCGTAACCTTCCGGGCCACAGACTACTTCGCGCTCATGGTACTGGCCCTCGTGGCAGTCACGGCCCTAGTCGGAAGCTCCCTGGTGCGAGGCCTGATCTCGCTCTGCTTCGGCATACTCATCGGCTTCATTGGACTGGACAACCAATCCGGGCAGGCACGGTTCACCTTCGACAACCCGGCACTGTTCGACGGCATCGACGTAGTCCTGCTGATCATCGGGCTCTTCGCCATCGGCGAGACACTCTACGTCATGGTCAAAGGCCGCACCCGCCCGGGCCAGGTCACTCCCCTGGAACCCAAGCAGCCCGGCACTTTCATGTGGCTGACCCGCAGCGAATGGCGCCGTTCCATCCCCGCCTGGCTCAGGGGCAGCGCCTTCGGATTCCCGTTCGGCGTCCTGCCCTCCGGCGGCGCGGAACTTCCGACCTTCATGTCCTACACCTACGAAAAGAACCGTTCCAAAGGCAAACACGAATTCGGAAGCGGCGCCATCGAAGGCGTAGCCGGGCCCGAAGCGGCGAACAATGCCTCGTTTTCCGGGGTTCTGGTCCCGCTGCTGACGCTCGGCCTGCCCACATCAGCCACCGCGGCAGTCCTCCTCGCGGCCTTCCAGATCTTCAACCTCCAGCCCGGGCCCCAGTTCATGACGAAGTCCCCGGACCTGGTCTGGGCCGTCATCGCCTCACTCTTCATCGGCAACGTCCTGCTGCTGGCGCTCAACCTACCCCTGATCCGGCTGTGGGTGAAAGTACTGCAGGTACCCCGCCCCGTGCTGTACGCCAGCATCCTGGTCTTCGCCAGCCTGGGGATCTACTCCGTGTCCGGCTCAATCACCGACGTCATGATCGCCTTCGGAATAGGAATTATCGCGTTCTTCATGCGGCAGTTCGACTTCCCCGTCGCCCCGGCAATCTTGGGAGCGATCCTCGGCCCCGAGCTTGAACTACAGTTCCGCCGGGCCCTGACACTGTCCAACGGCAACCTCGGCACGTTCATTGAACGCCCTTTGACAGTTGCGATCCTCCTGCTGGCCCTCCTGGCTCTGCTGCTCCCCTACCTGCCGAAAATCACCGCAAAGCTCCGCGGCCGCTCACCGGCAACCGCGGGCAAATTGTCCTTCGGCGACGAAGACTAA
- a CDS encoding tripartite tricarboxylate transporter TctB family protein translates to MTLPDAASPPADVHELDEDHSSTSKAGPFIVGAVMLAIGVVLLVQTFRIPGEGFDPQGPRFFPLCVVLVWLLLSVIYLATHMAKIIRTGQGEAAEKFARMVPAALLVLALIVYALILDYIGYLIATALFFIVAARLLGSRNWARDITVGVLLSAVLYFSFTQALGVRLPEGILGL, encoded by the coding sequence GTGACACTCCCCGACGCAGCCTCCCCGCCAGCTGACGTACACGAACTCGACGAAGACCACAGCAGCACCTCCAAAGCGGGCCCTTTCATCGTCGGAGCGGTCATGCTGGCCATCGGGGTGGTCCTGCTGGTCCAGACGTTCCGGATTCCCGGCGAAGGCTTCGACCCTCAAGGGCCGCGCTTCTTTCCCCTCTGCGTCGTGTTGGTCTGGTTGCTACTCTCAGTCATTTACCTCGCCACCCACATGGCCAAAATCATCCGCACCGGACAAGGCGAGGCCGCGGAAAAGTTTGCCCGGATGGTTCCGGCGGCCTTGTTGGTCCTAGCCCTCATCGTCTACGCGCTGATACTCGATTACATCGGGTACCTGATTGCCACCGCGCTGTTCTTCATCGTGGCAGCCAGGTTATTGGGAAGCCGGAACTGGGCACGCGACATCACCGTCGGCGTTCTGCTCAGCGCCGTCCTCTACTTCTCATTCACCCAGGCACTCGGCGTGCGATTGCCCGAAGGGATACTAGGACTTTGA
- a CDS encoding Bug family tripartite tricarboxylate transporter substrate binding protein, translating into MTVNSPMTRRTFAVTASALSLSVLLGACGAPAGSSNAAYPSKTLEIMVPAAAGGGWDSTGRALQKVMESEKVSGKPVEVFNVEGGGGATGLSQLQGDKGDPHKLMMTGLVMIGSLKKANSPVKLTDSTPIATLTAEAEAFVVPAASKFKTIDDVVQAFKADPASVTFGGGSAGGSDHLVVGQLIKAAGAKPSDIKYVGYSGGGEATAGILSGDVAVGVSGISEFEGQIESGDMRLLAISSAEKRDVAGSPAPTLKEAGFDVDFNNWRAIVAAPGISEEETKEVAAMIDKIHSSQAWADVRQKNGWTDFYRTGDEAKKFISDETTRVAGLLEELGL; encoded by the coding sequence ATGACTGTCAACTCACCCATGACCCGCCGTACCTTCGCTGTAACGGCTTCTGCCCTCAGCCTGAGCGTCCTGCTGGGCGCCTGCGGTGCGCCCGCAGGCTCATCCAACGCCGCCTATCCATCCAAGACCCTGGAGATCATGGTCCCCGCGGCAGCCGGCGGCGGATGGGACTCCACTGGACGCGCTCTCCAGAAAGTCATGGAAAGCGAAAAAGTTTCCGGTAAGCCCGTTGAGGTCTTCAACGTCGAAGGCGGCGGCGGAGCCACCGGTCTCTCCCAGCTTCAGGGCGACAAGGGTGACCCGCACAAGTTGATGATGACCGGGCTGGTCATGATCGGTTCGTTGAAGAAGGCCAACTCCCCGGTCAAACTCACCGACTCCACCCCGATCGCAACCCTGACGGCCGAAGCGGAAGCCTTTGTTGTCCCGGCAGCGTCGAAATTCAAGACCATCGACGATGTCGTGCAGGCCTTCAAGGCGGACCCGGCATCAGTCACCTTTGGCGGAGGCAGCGCCGGCGGCTCTGACCACCTCGTCGTGGGGCAACTCATCAAGGCTGCCGGCGCGAAGCCCTCTGACATCAAGTACGTCGGCTACTCCGGCGGCGGAGAAGCGACCGCGGGCATCCTGTCGGGCGATGTTGCAGTAGGAGTTTCCGGGATCAGCGAATTTGAAGGTCAGATCGAATCCGGCGACATGCGCCTGCTGGCCATCAGCAGCGCGGAAAAGCGGGACGTGGCGGGCTCCCCTGCCCCCACGCTCAAGGAAGCCGGGTTCGACGTCGACTTCAACAACTGGCGCGCCATCGTTGCCGCCCCGGGAATCTCCGAGGAAGAGACGAAAGAAGTCGCCGCCATGATCGACAAGATCCACAGCTCACAGGCCTGGGCCGATGTGCGGCAGAAGAACGGCTGGACCGACTTCTACCGCACTGGGGACGAAGCCAAAAAGTTTATCTCCGACGAAACCACCCGTGTCGCCGGCCTCCTGGAAGAACTGGGGCTGTGA
- a CDS encoding IclR family transcriptional regulator: MEPDQEQVHKMDGSVRSIGRAVDVLSLFDTHHPLRELREIVELTGLPKTTVVRILATLGARGLVSARPDGTYGLGASFLRWVRLSQSIWDVNALTRQLMRELVEQCGETVNIYVRLDTHRVSIAQEEGTATVRSVIDVGVEMPITAGATAKILLGGAPEAVIDELARSAGPLDSTSFKADIETAARLGYAVTHGERELGASAVAAPIFNQDGRVIAAVSVSGPTPRFTEERVSTYVQHVTRTAEKISAAGLGSVEAFL, from the coding sequence ATGGAGCCCGACCAGGAGCAGGTCCACAAGATGGACGGCAGTGTACGCAGTATCGGACGGGCGGTGGATGTCCTGTCCCTCTTTGACACCCACCATCCCCTGCGCGAGTTGCGGGAAATTGTGGAACTGACCGGCCTGCCAAAGACGACAGTCGTGCGGATCCTGGCCACGCTGGGCGCCAGGGGACTGGTCTCAGCCCGGCCGGACGGGACGTACGGGCTGGGTGCGTCGTTTCTGCGCTGGGTGAGACTCTCGCAGTCCATTTGGGACGTTAACGCCTTAACCCGTCAGCTCATGCGGGAACTGGTGGAGCAGTGCGGGGAAACCGTCAACATCTATGTCCGTCTGGACACCCACCGGGTCTCGATCGCCCAGGAGGAAGGCACTGCCACGGTACGCAGCGTCATCGACGTTGGCGTCGAAATGCCCATCACCGCAGGGGCAACGGCAAAGATCCTCCTGGGAGGGGCCCCTGAGGCCGTCATTGATGAACTGGCCCGCTCTGCCGGGCCGCTGGACAGCACATCATTCAAGGCGGACATTGAAACCGCCGCGCGCCTTGGCTACGCCGTGACTCATGGGGAAAGGGAGCTCGGCGCCTCTGCCGTCGCTGCCCCCATCTTCAACCAGGACGGCCGCGTGATTGCAGCCGTCTCCGTCAGTGGCCCTACGCCGCGCTTCACCGAGGAACGGGTCAGTACCTACGTTCAGCATGTCACCCGGACCGCCGAGAAGATTTCCGCGGCCGGCCTCGGAAGCGTCGAAGCGTTCCTCTGA
- a CDS encoding IclR family transcriptional regulator yields the protein MAEQRVEAVERALALLECFGDGSESLSLAQLAERTEMYRSTILRLAGSLQRNGYLTRSADGQFRLGATLWRLGSLYERSFKLADYVRPVLADVAEQVDETAAYYIREGEHRICLYRHEPRQSLRHHQDEGAELPLDRGAGGHILTAYTTGAGEFYENVRAAGFYISMGERNPQAAAVAVPVFGVQHQFMGALGVIAALSRTDQGRAEEIRDLLLERAAALSTALSGTSNHRGAPSAAAR from the coding sequence ATGGCAGAGCAGCGTGTGGAAGCTGTCGAGCGCGCGTTGGCGCTGCTGGAGTGCTTCGGCGACGGCTCAGAGAGCCTGTCCCTGGCTCAGCTGGCGGAGCGCACGGAGATGTACCGGAGCACCATCCTGCGCCTTGCCGGCTCGCTGCAGCGCAACGGATATTTGACGCGCAGCGCCGATGGCCAGTTCCGCTTGGGGGCAACGTTATGGCGGCTGGGATCGCTGTATGAGCGCAGCTTCAAGCTCGCGGACTACGTGCGGCCTGTGCTGGCTGATGTCGCGGAGCAGGTCGATGAAACGGCCGCCTACTACATCCGTGAGGGTGAACACCGGATCTGCCTGTACCGGCACGAGCCGCGGCAGTCGCTGCGCCACCACCAGGATGAGGGGGCTGAGCTCCCCCTGGACCGTGGGGCGGGCGGGCATATTCTCACCGCTTACACCACCGGCGCCGGTGAGTTCTATGAAAATGTCCGGGCGGCCGGTTTCTATATCTCGATGGGTGAACGCAACCCGCAGGCGGCCGCTGTCGCGGTGCCGGTCTTTGGCGTGCAGCACCAGTTCATGGGAGCCCTTGGCGTGATTGCTGCCTTGAGCCGTACAGACCAGGGCAGGGCAGAAGAAATCAGGGATCTTTTGCTCGAACGGGCCGCCGCGCTCTCAACGGCCTTGAGCGGGACAAGTAACCACCGCGGTGCCCCCTCAGCGGCGGCCCGCTAA
- a CDS encoding hydroxymethylglutaryl-CoA lyase: MSSSSEIDVLVSEVGPRDGLQSVDRIMPTQAKNHWVSALAASGLREIEVGSFVSPKRLPQMADAAQVVAHALTLDGLNVLALVPNLRGAEAAIAAGAHALTMPVSASRLHSQANIGKTPEEAIAEVARVCAYRDAVNDPRVSVEVGLSTAFGCTMEGPVSEDWVMEMAVRCVEAGADSVGLSDTTGYANPAQVKRMFTRLREEIGDKSGGAHLHNTRGQGLANVVAALEAGVRTFDSSQAGLGGCPYAPGASGNIVTEDLVYMLESMGLRTGVDIERLVKARRYILEGLPGEELYGSVADAGLQKGFTYAAAGATA; this comes from the coding sequence ATGAGCAGCAGTTCTGAAATCGACGTTCTCGTCAGTGAAGTTGGTCCGCGTGACGGGCTCCAAAGCGTGGACCGCATTATGCCTACGCAGGCCAAGAATCACTGGGTGTCCGCTTTGGCGGCCTCCGGGCTGAGGGAAATTGAGGTTGGGTCTTTCGTTTCCCCCAAGCGGCTTCCGCAGATGGCCGACGCCGCGCAGGTTGTGGCTCATGCACTGACCCTGGACGGATTGAATGTCCTTGCCCTGGTGCCGAATCTGCGCGGGGCCGAAGCGGCCATTGCCGCCGGCGCCCACGCCCTGACGATGCCCGTGTCAGCGTCCCGGCTTCACAGCCAGGCGAATATCGGCAAGACCCCGGAAGAGGCCATTGCCGAAGTCGCCCGGGTCTGCGCCTACCGGGATGCGGTGAACGACCCTCGGGTGAGCGTTGAGGTGGGTCTCTCGACCGCTTTCGGCTGCACGATGGAGGGACCGGTGTCCGAGGACTGGGTCATGGAGATGGCCGTGCGCTGCGTGGAGGCCGGTGCAGACAGCGTCGGTTTGTCCGACACGACCGGGTACGCCAACCCCGCCCAGGTAAAGCGCATGTTCACCAGACTCCGCGAGGAAATCGGGGACAAGAGCGGCGGAGCCCACCTGCACAACACCCGCGGCCAGGGGCTGGCAAACGTTGTCGCAGCGCTTGAGGCAGGCGTGAGGACTTTTGACTCATCCCAGGCCGGCCTCGGGGGTTGCCCGTATGCTCCCGGTGCAAGCGGAAACATTGTTACCGAAGACCTGGTGTACATGCTCGAATCCATGGGTCTGCGCACCGGAGTGGACATCGAGCGCCTCGTGAAGGCGCGGCGGTACATCCTGGAAGGACTGCCCGGCGAAGAGCTCTACGGAAGCGTTGCCGACGCGGGGCTCCAAAAAGGATTCACCTACGCTGCTGCAGGAGCAACGGCATGA
- a CDS encoding CaiB/BaiF CoA transferase family protein, with translation MSRLPLQGVKVVEFSHMVMGPAAGLVLADLGAEVIKIEPVGEGDKTRRLPGSGAGYFPMFNRNKQSLAVDLKSTEGLELVRKLVAGADVVTENFRGGVLDKLGLGYEELRKDNPGLVYLSMKGFLTGPYENRAAMDEVVQMMGGLAYMTGPPGQPLRAGTSINDIMGGMFGALAVIAALYERVHTGEGQLVRSSLFENNVFLVGQHMAQFGVTGNAARPMPVRLSAWAVYEVFETLDDEKIFVGVVSDTQWAAFCRAFDLEDLASVEEYRTNPGRVAGRETIIPIIKAKIASMTRAEAASHCEAAVLPFAPINRPEELFDDPQLAVPGAMTPLTLPNGKQLPLPALPVEFDGERPGLRLDLPGIGEHSASVAASLGYSPEQIDRMLEDNIISAETAGVLSARG, from the coding sequence ATGAGCCGGCTGCCGCTGCAGGGCGTGAAAGTCGTCGAGTTCTCACACATGGTGATGGGCCCGGCCGCCGGCCTGGTCCTGGCAGACCTGGGCGCCGAAGTCATCAAAATCGAACCCGTGGGGGAGGGGGATAAGACCCGCAGGCTCCCCGGCTCCGGGGCTGGCTACTTCCCGATGTTTAACCGGAACAAGCAGAGCCTTGCCGTGGACCTGAAGTCCACCGAGGGCCTGGAACTGGTCCGGAAGCTGGTCGCCGGCGCCGACGTCGTCACCGAAAACTTCCGTGGCGGTGTCCTCGACAAACTCGGACTGGGCTACGAGGAGCTGCGCAAAGACAACCCGGGACTGGTCTACCTGTCGATGAAGGGATTCCTCACCGGCCCGTACGAGAACCGTGCCGCTATGGACGAAGTGGTGCAGATGATGGGCGGGCTGGCATACATGACCGGCCCTCCCGGCCAGCCGCTGCGCGCCGGGACTTCGATCAACGACATCATGGGGGGCATGTTCGGTGCGCTTGCCGTCATCGCAGCTCTATATGAACGCGTCCACACAGGCGAAGGCCAACTGGTCCGCAGTTCCCTCTTCGAAAACAACGTCTTTCTGGTGGGCCAGCACATGGCCCAATTCGGGGTCACCGGCAACGCGGCCCGCCCAATGCCCGTCCGTCTTTCCGCATGGGCCGTCTACGAAGTGTTCGAGACCCTCGATGACGAAAAGATCTTCGTCGGCGTAGTCAGCGACACGCAATGGGCAGCGTTCTGCCGAGCCTTCGACCTGGAGGACCTGGCTTCCGTGGAGGAGTACCGCACCAATCCCGGCCGCGTTGCTGGCCGGGAGACCATCATCCCCATCATCAAGGCAAAAATCGCGTCCATGACAAGGGCCGAGGCGGCAAGCCACTGTGAGGCCGCAGTTCTCCCGTTCGCACCGATCAACCGCCCCGAAGAACTGTTTGATGATCCACAGCTTGCTGTTCCCGGCGCAATGACACCTCTGACGCTTCCCAACGGCAAGCAACTGCCGCTGCCTGCCCTCCCTGTGGAATTCGACGGGGAACGGCCCGGGCTAAGGCTCGATCTTCCCGGAATCGGAGAGCACAGTGCCAGCGTGGCCGCATCGCTGGGCTACAGTCCGGAACAAATCGACCGCATGCTTGAGGATAACATCATCTCCGCCGAAACTGCCGGCGTCCTGAGCGCCCGCGGCTGA
- a CDS encoding SMP-30/gluconolactonase/LRE family protein encodes MYLDKQPTVTDSGVFSTMPVEFRSSGASEWAAVNKPGQRVDSFIEGPAFDRDGNLYLVDLAFGRIFRVTPEGEWTLVADYDGEPNGLAVHPDGHLIVADYRRGLLAIDPQSGRVSTLLGRRNAESFKGLNDLTIAANGDIYFTDQGQTGLHDPTGRVYRLRPNGQLECLMNNLPSPNGLVLDVEERVLFVAMTRDNSVWRAPLTSDGNVSKVGRFCTLFGTSGPDGLAMDENGRLVVAHASLGQAFVFAPDGQCVERIRSTAGPTCTNVAFGGKNNAELYITESSTGSVLRATLTTPGVPVPRSGWTA; translated from the coding sequence ATGTATCTCGATAAGCAACCCACCGTCACGGACTCCGGGGTCTTCAGCACCATGCCCGTGGAATTCCGCAGCAGCGGGGCCTCGGAGTGGGCGGCGGTCAACAAACCCGGCCAAAGAGTTGATTCCTTCATTGAAGGACCCGCCTTTGACCGTGACGGAAACCTGTACCTGGTCGACCTTGCCTTCGGCCGGATCTTCCGGGTCACCCCGGAAGGCGAATGGACGCTTGTTGCCGATTACGATGGTGAGCCCAACGGTCTGGCGGTCCACCCGGACGGGCATTTGATCGTGGCCGATTACCGGCGCGGGCTGCTGGCCATTGACCCGCAATCGGGCAGGGTCAGCACCTTGCTTGGCCGGCGTAATGCCGAGTCCTTCAAGGGCCTGAACGACCTCACCATCGCCGCCAACGGGGACATCTACTTCACCGACCAAGGCCAAACCGGCCTTCACGACCCGACCGGGCGCGTCTACAGGCTCCGCCCCAATGGCCAGCTGGAGTGCCTGATGAACAACCTGCCCAGCCCCAACGGACTCGTCCTGGATGTAGAAGAACGTGTCCTCTTCGTCGCCATGACCCGGGACAACTCCGTGTGGCGGGCACCGCTGACAAGCGACGGCAATGTCAGCAAAGTAGGAAGATTTTGCACCCTGTTCGGCACCAGCGGACCTGACGGGCTCGCCATGGACGAGAACGGCCGGCTGGTTGTCGCCCACGCCTCACTGGGACAGGCGTTCGTGTTTGCCCCCGACGGGCAGTGCGTCGAACGCATCCGGTCCACCGCAGGTCCAACCTGTACCAATGTCGCATTCGGCGGCAAGAACAACGCAGAGCTCTACATCACCGAGTCATCCACAGGAAGTGTTCTCCGGGCGACTCTAACTACCCCGGGAGTCCCTGTGCCCAGAAGCGGCTGGACCGCTTAG
- a CDS encoding amino acid ABC transporter ATP-binding protein — MTTTTTTEPIISIRGVNKHYGPLHVLKDINLDIAPGEVVVVLGPSGSGKSTLCRTLNRLETIDSGEIFFQGRSLPAEGKELAALRAEIGMVFQSFNLFAHKTIRENITLAPINILKQKKDAAIAKADQLLERVGVGRQADKMPSQLSGGQQQRVAIARALAMGPKAILFDEPTSALDPEMVNEVLEVMKELAASGMTMVVVTHEMGFARSAADRIIFMDAGEIVEVAAPEEFFARPKSERARDFLSKILVH; from the coding sequence ATGACAACCACCACAACGACCGAGCCGATCATCTCGATCCGCGGCGTCAACAAACACTACGGACCCCTCCACGTACTCAAGGACATCAACCTCGACATCGCCCCCGGCGAGGTCGTCGTCGTCCTGGGCCCCTCGGGATCCGGGAAGTCCACCCTCTGCAGGACACTCAACCGACTTGAGACCATCGACAGCGGCGAGATCTTCTTTCAGGGTCGTTCCCTCCCTGCCGAAGGCAAGGAACTGGCCGCCCTGCGCGCCGAGATCGGCATGGTGTTCCAGTCGTTCAACCTTTTCGCCCACAAGACGATCCGCGAGAACATCACCCTCGCCCCGATCAACATCCTGAAGCAGAAGAAGGACGCCGCCATTGCCAAGGCCGACCAGCTGCTGGAAAGGGTCGGCGTCGGACGTCAGGCCGATAAGATGCCCAGCCAGCTCTCCGGGGGCCAACAGCAGCGTGTCGCCATCGCGCGTGCCCTGGCGATGGGCCCCAAAGCGATCCTCTTCGACGAACCGACTTCCGCGCTCGACCCCGAAATGGTCAACGAAGTGCTCGAAGTCATGAAGGAACTGGCCGCGTCCGGCATGACCATGGTCGTAGTCACCCACGAGATGGGCTTCGCACGCTCAGCAGCGGACCGCATCATCTTCATGGACGCCGGAGAGATTGTCGAGGTCGCCGCTCCCGAAGAGTTCTTTGCCCGCCCAAAGTCCGAACGCGCGCGAGACTTCCTGTCCAAGATCCTCGTTCACTAG
- a CDS encoding glutamate ABC transporter substrate-binding protein, with product MQTIRSVTAPAVFLLALALVALFGSTSMVSPGLEPQPVQAPQLVPGSTPAAIAQRGVLRVGVKFDHPGLSMKNLQGTPEGFEVDMVEYIAAKMGLPKGSIAWTEVTSANREQLLNQGKVDMVVATLTITDKRKQIIDFAGPYLDITQDLIVPKGNPEGIKSPVDPAGIQVCSTLGGAVSQATRKIYPDVKLIEFDNSAKCIDAIKTGAVDAYATQSAIGAGYVSKDKEYLEMLGNPYAPEKWGIGLKKGDPTMCSFVNEQLTSFESDGSYAEAWNKSIGQYSKEPAALPELVTCQ from the coding sequence ATGCAAACAATCCGAAGCGTCACCGCACCGGCCGTCTTCCTCCTGGCCCTGGCTTTGGTCGCCCTTTTCGGCTCCACCTCCATGGTCAGCCCGGGCCTCGAACCCCAACCCGTCCAAGCACCCCAACTCGTTCCAGGGAGCACACCTGCCGCCATTGCCCAGCGCGGCGTCCTCAGGGTGGGCGTCAAATTCGACCATCCCGGGCTGTCCATGAAAAACCTTCAGGGCACTCCCGAAGGCTTCGAAGTGGACATGGTCGAATACATCGCCGCGAAGATGGGTCTGCCCAAGGGCTCCATCGCTTGGACCGAGGTCACCTCAGCCAACCGCGAGCAGCTGTTGAACCAGGGCAAGGTCGACATGGTCGTCGCCACCCTCACCATCACGGACAAGCGGAAGCAGATCATCGACTTCGCCGGCCCCTACCTGGACATCACACAAGACCTCATCGTGCCTAAAGGCAACCCCGAGGGCATCAAATCCCCTGTCGACCCAGCCGGCATCCAAGTCTGCTCGACCCTCGGCGGCGCCGTTTCGCAGGCAACCCGAAAAATCTACCCTGACGTCAAACTCATCGAGTTCGACAATTCCGCCAAGTGCATCGATGCCATCAAGACCGGAGCCGTCGACGCGTACGCGACCCAAAGCGCAATCGGCGCAGGCTACGTGTCCAAGGACAAGGAATACCTCGAAATGCTCGGCAACCCCTACGCGCCGGAGAAATGGGGCATCGGGCTCAAGAAGGGCGACCCCACCATGTGCTCCTTCGTCAACGAACAGCTCACCTCGTTCGAATCCGACGGTTCCTACGCCGAAGCCTGGAACAAGTCCATCGGCCAATACTCCAAAGAGCCAGCCGCCCTTCCCGAGCTGGTGACCTGCCAGTGA
- a CDS encoding amino acid ABC transporter permease: MDVVLNNMDLLLQGFTVTLQLIGLSTIFAFAGGCILAMMRISPVPLLQKIATAYTETFRNVPTAVILFFTLFALPQVGLKLSFFGAAVVGLSIYYAAFFAESIRSGINSIPAGQFEAARAVGMPFDMTVRLVVLPQSLRAVVPPLINNFIALAKSSAIASAFGVAELLTSADQLIPANPDAVMVILAAVALFYLAITVPAGLASHYLERKVAMTK; this comes from the coding sequence GTGGACGTCGTGCTAAACAACATGGACCTCCTCCTTCAGGGGTTCACGGTCACCCTGCAGCTCATTGGCCTCTCGACCATCTTCGCCTTCGCAGGCGGGTGCATCCTTGCCATGATGCGCATCTCCCCGGTGCCCCTGCTCCAGAAGATCGCCACCGCCTACACCGAAACCTTCCGCAACGTGCCCACAGCGGTGATCCTCTTCTTCACCCTGTTCGCCCTGCCCCAGGTCGGCTTGAAGCTGTCCTTCTTCGGAGCAGCGGTCGTGGGCCTGTCGATCTATTACGCGGCGTTCTTCGCCGAATCCATTCGCTCCGGCATCAACTCCATCCCGGCCGGACAATTCGAAGCTGCCCGGGCCGTGGGCATGCCCTTCGATATGACAGTCAGGCTCGTCGTGCTGCCGCAATCCCTGCGTGCCGTTGTACCACCGCTGATCAACAACTTCATCGCCCTGGCGAAGAGCTCCGCCATCGCCAGCGCCTTCGGCGTGGCCGAACTCCTGACCTCGGCAGACCAGCTGATCCCCGCAAACCCCGACGCAGTCATGGTCATCCTCGCCGCCGTCGCCCTCTTCTACCTCGCGATAACTGTTCCCGCAGGACTCGCCTCCCACTACCTCGAACGAAAGGTGGCGATGACCAAATGA